A portion of the Brachionichthys hirsutus isolate HB-005 chromosome 6, CSIRO-AGI_Bhir_v1, whole genome shotgun sequence genome contains these proteins:
- the atrx gene encoding transcriptional regulator ATRX: protein MSLPLSESNGDQMADIAEEPGSSMEILKPTASRNKRKCGPVLKHIRPNESDTSAESENEGAASDNPSDNNTGSVSKGTLVMRPSGNENKGAMKLRVDFKQKHTDDTLQNKVSCTACGKQVNQFQRNSVYKHPALKVLICKSCYKYYTSDDINRDSDGMDEQCRWCAEGGKLICCDYCNNAFCKKCILRNLGRKELSDITDENSKWHCYVCRPEPLQDLASKCHSIVEKQELVQLKQHKMEKTEERENKRHKNKATKEHKAVVNGKEHNEGSGTMTFSFKKLQVPKEFIKKAKKLVETTTGLNNTFIQFIQQTAEEQGDKSIKYRHLKAFKAVLDDLKKAHSALEAALVPEFKSMEVQNGDEGQQVVKKPADLVVPVEKDRVEEVDAFDEDDVADEVNADEEPSKDNEPEVNSDQLSDDTEIKDSQTETDATKKNDHSEVCDDGLLSAGEMSLDQDIMSVPPSVPEELFQMVESLADSTMLLEAATDSVTDTEKEAENIKENGNSTDTQLPKPKVKNLIVKLTPVPVVTTCGSRSSRSKNREKDEDTPKKPKEEECDGAKDAAAKNADGAKTPPPSRRSSRVKTTPLRKQAESKAKEESSELESDGDSKDKARSSKKSGNAKKKDGKKTSAPEKKTADSDSDEVPKALLEKAAAVQSTDEEQGSTSAKKCLSKLNNTSMQDTDKKSKRKRKSQSSDSDENKSKKPAKKNKQNGSNASNSDSGQEKKSKSKAGPAKRRSRRGKKQDESKEDTNSPEKRAADRKRSYEKKRKRITSKTASKMHSSSSEEEEEEEELQAEGDSSDDSDAQKLKPIVEGNVEESCGPFHQSSGEEVDNKEAASQVYEDDDDDPENRIAKKMLLAQIKSNYSSGAESSSDDNEGADKDAKSSEKIQTEDEEEEEEEDQEEDSVDSGSDVEVKKRGKRHKLLRHKLSLSEGESGEEKAAAKKKTTEGKKSRQKVDSDDPEDSDFEKSGSSAESGMSEELSESENDGKRRKTRAAKKKDEEKQRSYKQKKKRRRIKVQESSSSNEKSGAEGGEGEDDDDPKGRKKIRKILKHDKLRTETRDALKEEEDRRQRIAEREELRKKLREELVVDETSQVACPITTKLVLDEDEETKEPIVQVHRNLVTKLKPHQVDGVQFIWDCCCESVKKIEKSAGSGCILAHCMGLGKTLQVVTFLHTLLLCEKLEFTTALVVCPLNTVLNWLTEFEKWQHGMKDEESLEVTELATVKRPQERSYALQRWQEDGGVMIIGYEMYRNLTQGRNIKSKKLKETFKKTLVDPGPDIVICDEGHILKNEASAVSKAMNSIRTRRRVVLTGTPLQNSLVEYHCMVNFIKENLLGSIKEFRNRFINPIQNGQCADSTLHDVRIMKKRAHILYEMLAGCVQRKDYTALTKFLPPKHEYVLSVRVTPIQCKLYRYYLEHFTSVGSSALEGGRGRTGTKLFQDFQMLSRIWTHPWCLQLDYISKENRGFFDEDSMDEFIASETEESSMSMTSDDERTKKKKKQGKGKKKGSDDSDSDDVEVIKEWNTSSRGRNGEGRTRQAPVEEPPPASSTPGSPTADWHKEFVTEPDAEILEHSGKMVLLFEILRMAEEVEDKVLVFSQSLISLDLIEDFLELSSRAKDEDKVSPYKGEGKWFRNIDYYRLDGSTNATTRKKWAEEFNDTSNVRGRLFLISTRAGSLGINLVASNRVIIFDASWNPSYDVQSIFRVYRFGQYKTVYVYRFLAQGTMEEKIYDRQVTKQSLSFRVVDQQQIERHFTTNELSELYTFEPDMLDDPSGKKSKRATPMLPKDPFLAEMLQNNKDQIMCYHEHDSLLDHKEEEALSEEDRKAAWTEYEAEKKGLSVRTNYQSAYAQMDMGSSNYFPMNMAALASMTNQQLEDLINQGRQKVIEATNALKSLPRESVEDTIARVWKDNPSLTEGQVQSIALGRQASVELELKRREGVYRDVLTRQQSLMMVVQKLVTNRKMQEHQLALATQANQANYLNQLAIQNGMIGGSG from the exons ATGAGTCTGCCGCTTTCTGAATCAAACGGTGACCAAATGGCAGACATTGCAGAGGAG CCTGGTAGCTCAATGGAAATCTTGAAGCCCACCGCGTCTCGGAATAAGAG GAAGTGTGGTCCTGTACTTAAGCACATACGACCAAATGAGTCTGATACCTCTGCAGAGAGTGAGAATGAAGGAGCCGCCTCTGACAATCCTTCAGACAATAACACAGGCAGCGTATCTAAGG GCACTTTGGTAATGAGGCCATctggaaatgaaaacaaaggtGCCATGAAGCTTCGAGTGGActttaaacagaaacacacag ATGATACTCTGCAGAATAAAGTGAGTTGCACTGCCTGTGGAAAGCAAGTAAACCAGTTTCAGCGCAACTCTGTGTACAAGCATCCTGCGCTCAAAGTGCTAATTTGCAAG TCATGCTACAAGTATTACACAAGTGATGACATCAACAGAGACTCTGATGGGATGGATGAGCAGTGCAG GTGGTGCGCTGAAGGTGGCAAACTCATCTGCTGCGACTACTGCAACAACGCCTTTTGCAAGAAATGCATCCTACGCAACCTAGGCAGGAAGGAGCTGTCGGATATTACTGACGAGAACTCAAAGTGGCACTGCTATGTCTGCAGACCAGAGCCGCTCCAGGATCTGGCCTCCAAATGCCACAGCATCGTGGAAAAACAAGAACTTGTGCAACTCAAGcaacacaaaatggaaaaaacgGAGGAACGTGAGAATAAGAGGCACAAGAACAAAGCAACGAAAGAGCACAAAGCAGTTGTCAATGGGAAAGAACACAATGAAGGCTCAGGGACCATGACATTTTCCTTCAAAAAACTGCAGGTACCCAAAGAAtttataaagaaagcaaaaaagcTTGTTGAAACTACGACGGGCCTAAACAATACGTTTATCCAGTTTATCCAGCAGACTGCGGAGGAGCAGGGAGATAAGTCGATTAAGTATCGGCATCTGAAAGCTTTCAAAGCCGTGCTCGATGATTTGAAAAAAGCCCACAGTGCTTTGGAAGCGGCTTTGGTGCCCGAGTTCAAAAGCATGGAGGTGCAGAATGGCGACGAAGGGCAACAGGTTGTAAAAAAACCCGCTGATCTTGTAGTCCCTGTAGAAAAAGACCGCGTGGAAGAGGTAGATGCGTTTGATGAGGATGACGTGGCAGATGAGGTGAATGCAGATGAGGAGCCATCCAAGGATAATGAACCGGAAGTGAACAGTGATCAACTGTCCGATGATACTGAAATCAAAGACAGCCAAACAGAAACTGATGCGACCAAAAAGAACGATCATTCGGAAGTGTGTGATGATGGCCTTTTGTCAGCTGGTGAAATGTCCCTCGATCAAGACATAATGTCAGTGCCTCCTTCGGTTCCCGAAGAGTTGTTTCAGATGGTGGAGAGTCTTGCCGATTCCACCATGCTCTTAGAGGCCGCTACCGATTCGGTCACAGACACCGAAAAAGAGGCTGAAAATATAAAGGAAAATGGGAACTCGACAGACACTCAACTTCCCAAGCCAAAGGTGAAGAACCTCATCGTGAAGCTGACTCCTGTCCCAGTTGTAACAACTTGTGGTTCAAGGTCCTCCAGGTccaaaaacagagagaaagatgaagatACTCCTAAAAAgcccaaagaagaagaatgcgaCGGGGCAAAAGATGCTGCTGCTAAAAATGCAGATGGGGCAAAGACTCCACCGCCCAGCCGTCGATCTAGTCGGGTGAAGACCACTCCTTTGAGGAAGCAGGCCGAAAGTAAGGCCAAGGAAGAGTCCTCTGAATTAGAGTCCGATGGGGATAGCAAAGATAAGGCCAGATCCTCCAAGAAATCTGGCAACGCAAAAAAGAAGGATGGCAAGAAGACTAGCGCTCCAGAGAAAAAGACTGCGGATTCTGACTCTGATGAAGTTCCTAAAGCACTGCTAGAGAAAGCTGCAGCGGTCCAAAGCACAGATGAAGAACAAGGAAGCACGAGCGCTAAAAAATGTTTATCCAAATTGAACAACACATCCATGCAGGATACAGACAAAAAATCCAAACGCAAAAGGAAGTCTCAAAGCTCTGACTCGGACGAGAACAAAAGTAAAAAGCCAGCTAAGAAAAATAAGCAGAACGGTTCAAACGCCTCTAACTCCGACTCTGGGCAGGAGAAGAAGTCAAAGAGTAAAGCAGGCCCGGCAAAGAGGAGATCTCGCCGTGGAAAGAAGCAAGATGAATCAAAAGAAGACACAAATTCACCTGAGAAGAGGGCGGCCGACCGAAAAAGGTCTTATGAAAAGAAGCGTAAGAGAATAACCTCCAAAACAGCCAGTAAGATGCATTCGTCCtccagtgaggaggaggaggaggaggaagagctgcaggCTGAAGGTGACTCCAGCGACGACAGCGACGCACAAAAGCTCAAACCTATTGTGGAGGGTAACGTGGAGGAAAGTTGTGGACCTTTCCATCAATCGTCAG GAGAAGAAGTGGATAATAAAGAGGCAGCTTCTCAGGTTTATGAAGATGACGACGACGATCCAGAAAACAG AATTGCAAAGAAAATGCTACTCGcccaaataaagtcaaactacTCTTCTGGAGCAGAGAGCTCCTCTGACGATAATGAAGGAGCAGATAAGGATGCAAAATCCTCTGAGAAAATTCAAacagaagatgaggaggaagaagaggaagaggatcaaG AGGAGGATTCAGTAGACTCGGGTTCTGATGTCGAAGTGAAGAAGCGTGGCAAACGCCACAAGTTGCTTCGTCACAAACTCTCGCTGAGTGAGGGCGAATCCGGAGAGGAGAAGGCTGCCGCTAAAAAGAAGACCACGGAAGGCAAGAAGTCACGGCAGAAAG TGGACAGCGATGACCCTGAGGACTCAGACTTTGAGAAATCGGGTTCCAGCGCAGAGTCTGGAATGAGCGAGGAGCTCAGTGAATCTGAGAATGACGGGAAACGTCGGAAAACCAG AGCTGCGAAGAAAAAGGATGAGGAGAAACAGAGAAGTTataagcagaagaagaagcgccGCAGGATCAAAGTTCAGGAATCCTCTTCCAGCAATGAGAAG AGTGGAGCGGAGGGCGGTGAAGGAGAAGATGACGACGATCCGAAGGGCCGTAAAAAGATCCGTAAAATCCTGAAGCATGACAAGCTGCGGACGGAGACGAGAGACGCtctgaaagaggaggaggacaggaggcagCGTATTGCTGAGAGAGAAGAACTCCGAAAGAAACTACGAGAG GAGTTGGTGGTTGATGAAACGTCCCAGGTGGCCTGTCCCATCACCACCAAGCTAGTgctggatgaggatgaagagacCAAGGAGCCGATTGTGCAGGTGCACAGGAACCTTGTCACAAAGCTCAAACCTCACCAGGTCGATG GGGTGCAGTTCATTTGGGACTGCTGCTGTGAGTCTGTAAAGAAGATTGAGAAGTCTGCTGGATCTGGCTGTATTCTCGCCCACTGTATGGGGCTGGGGAAAACTCTACAG GTGGTGACATTTCTCCACACTTTGCTGCTCTGCGAGAAGCTTGAATTCACCACCGCTCTGGTGGTTTGTCCCCTGAACACTGTCCTGAATTGGCTGACTGAGTTTGAGAAGTGGCAACACGGAATGAAGGATGAGGAGAGTTTAGAG GTGACTGAGCTGGCCACCGTAAAGAGGCCACAGGAGCGATCGTACGCCCTGCAGCGATGGCAAGAGGATGGGGGTGTTATGATCATTGGCTACGAGATGTACCGAAACCTGACGCAGGGCAGAAACATTAAGAGCAAGAAGCTcaaagagacttttaagaagaCGCTGGTGGATCCAG GGCCAGACATAGTAATCTGCGATGAAGGACACATCCTGAAGAACGAAGCATCTGCAGTGTCCAAAGCGATGAATTCCAtcaggacgaggaggagggtCGTACTGACTGGAACGCCTCTGCAAAACAGCCTTGTTGAAT ACCACTGCATGGTGAACTTCATCAAGGAGAACTTGCTGGGGTCAATTAAGGAGTTCAGGAACCGCTTCATTAACCCCATCCAGAACGGTCAGTGTGCCGACTCCACGTTGCATGATGTCCGGATCATGAAGAAGAGGGCTCACATACTTTATGAGATGCTGGCTGGCTGtgtccag AGGAAAGATTACACTGCCCTCACAAAGTTCCTGCCTCCGAAGCACGAGTACGTGTTGTCGGTCAGAGTGACGCCGATCCAGTGTAAACTCTACAGATACTACCTGGAGCATTTCACAA gTGTGGGGAGTAGTGCTTTGGAGGGGGGCCGGGGCCGCACGGGGACCAAACTCTTCCAGGATTTCCAGATGCTCAGCAGAATTTGGACGCATCCCTGGTGCCTTCAGCTGGACTACATCAGTAAAGAAAACAGG GGTTTCTTTGACGAAGATAGCATGGATGAGTTTATCGCTTCAGAAACCGAAGAGTCCTCCATGAGTATGACCTCTGACGACGAGAGGACgaaaaa GAAAAAGAAGCAAGGGAAGGGAAAAAAGAAGGGATCTGATGATTCGGACAGCGATGACGTGGAGGTCATCAAGGAGTGGAACACCAGCTCTCGTGGCAGGAACGGAGAGGGTCGAACCAGACAAGCGCCTGTAGAGGAAC CTCCTCCTGCCAGCTCCACTCCAGGAAGTCCCACTGCCGACTGGCACAAAGAGTTTGTTACCGAACCTGATGCTGAGATCCTGGAGCATTCTGGGAAGATGGTGCTTCTCTTTGAGATCCTGCGCATGGCGGAGGAAGTAGAAGATAAGGT GTTGGTCTTCAGTCAGTCTCTCATCTCTCTGGACCTGATCGAGGATTTCTTGGAGCTTTCTTCCAGAGCCAAAGATGAAGACAAAGTTTCTCCATACAaag GTGAAGGCAAGTGGTTCAGGAACATTGACTACTATCGCCTGGATGGCTCCACCAATGCCACCACACGGAAAAAGTGGGCCGAAGAGTTCAACGACACCAGTAACGTCAG AGGTCGGCTGTTCCTCATTTCAACGCGAGCTGGCTCTCTTGGCATCAACCTGGTGGCCTCCAACAGGGTCATCATTTTCGACGCCTCCTGGAACCCCTCCTATGACGTCCAGAGTATATTCCGGGTCTACCGCTTTGGCCAATACAAGACAGTCTACGTGTACAGGTTTCTGGCCCAG GGCACAATGGAGGAGAAGATTTACGACCGGCAGGTAACCAAACAGTCTCTGTCATTCCGAGTGGTGGACCAGCAGCAGATTGAGAGGCACTTTACCACGAACGAGTTGTCTGAGCTCTACACCTTTGAGCCGGACATGCTGGACGATCCCTCAGGGAAGAAGAGCAAGAGAGCGACACCCATGCTTCCCAAG GATCCTTTCCTGgctgagatgctgcagaacaacaaGGACCAGATCATGTGTTACCACGAGCACGACTCCCTGCTGGaccacaaggaggaggaagctctgagcgaggaggacaggaaggccGCTTGGACAGAGTATGAAGCAGAGAAGAAG GGTCTGTCTGTTAGGACCAACTACCAGTCCGCATACGCTCAGATGGACATGGGCTCCTCCAACTACTTCCCCATGAACATGGCCGCTTTGGCCTCCATGACCAACCAACAGCTGGAG GACCTCATAAACCAGGGACGACAGAAAGTCATTGAAGCAACAAACGCGTTGAAGTCTTTACCACGAGAGTCGGTGGAAGACACCATCGCCAGAGTG TGGAAGGATAACCCGTCACTCACGGAGGGCCAGGTCCAGTCCATTGCTCTGGGTCGACAGGCCAGTGTGGAGTTGGAGCTCAAGCGGAGGGAAGGCGTGTACCGAGACGTCCTCACCAGGCAGCAGTCG cTGATGATGGTTGTGCAAAAGCTGGTCACCAACAGGAAGATGCAGGAGCACCAACTGGCCTTGGCCACTCAGGCCAACCAGGCCAACTACCTGAATCAGCTGGCCATCCAGAACGGCATGATCGGAGGCAGCGGCTGA